A genome region from Oenanthe melanoleuca isolate GR-GAL-2019-014 chromosome 2, OMel1.0, whole genome shotgun sequence includes the following:
- the UTP23 gene encoding rRNA-processing protein UTP23 homolog, with protein sequence MGVTRQKHAKKIMGFYKHNFQFREPFQVLLDGTFCQAALRNKIQIREQLPGYLDGATQLCTTRCVIKELESLGKALYGAKLIAQRFQVRNCSHHKNPVSGSTCLLSMIEDGNPHHFFIATQDQELSNKVKRKPGIPLLFIIQNTMVLDKPSPKSLAFVQKLQTNQLVPEYQKQSIVELKEKEGLVKQEGEKRRKRKRAGGPNPLSCLKKKKKKTQEGQEPSAEKKKRRKRKRNRVKAEAMQSVQKNEGE encoded by the exons ATGGGGGTGACGAGACAGAAGCACGCTAAGAAGATCATGGGCTTCTACAAGCACAACTTCCAGTTCCGCGAGCccttccaggtgctgctggacgGCACCTTCTGCCAGGCCGCGCTTCGCAACAAGATCCAGATCCGGGAGCAGCTGCCCGGGTACCTGGACGGCGCCACGCAGCTCTGCACCACGCG ATGTGTTATAAAAGAACTTGAATCACTGGGGAAAGCACTGTATGGAGCAAAATTAATTGCCCAGAGATTCCAAGTTCGGAACTGTTCTCACCATAAGAATCCTGTGAGTGGTTCAACCTGTTTACTTTCCATGATTGAAGATGGCAACCCTCATCACTTCTTTATTGCTACACAG gaCCAGGAATTATCAAACAAAGTGAAAAGGAAGCCTGGCATTCCTCTCCTCTTTATTATTCAGAACACTATGGTGCTAGACAAACCTTCTCCTAAGTCTTTGGCATTTGTTCAAAAGTTGCAGACAAATCAGCTTGTTCCAGAGTACCAAAAACAAAGTATTGTGGagcttaaagaaaaagaaggactAGTAAAGCAAGAAggtgaaaagagaagaaaacgCAAAAGGGCAGGTGGCCCCAATCCTCTCAGCtgtctgaagaagaaaaagaagaaaacacaggaggggcaggagccttctgctgaaaagaagaaaagaagaaaaagaaaacgAAATAGAGTTAAAGCAGAAGCCATGCAGTCAGTGcagaaaaatgaaggagaaTAA